One genomic window of Opitutia bacterium includes the following:
- the tdh gene encoding L-threonine 3-dehydrogenase: MRAIVKPTAGPGLIMTEAPVPTPGVNDVLIKIKKTSICGTDVHINKWDKWASQTIKPPLIIGHEYVGTVADVGAGVEGFELGQLVTGEGHIVCGHCRNCLAGRRHLCPNTKGVGVNRDGAFADYVIIPQSNVWKVPAGMNTDVVSCFDPLGNAVHTTLSFDLVGEDVLITGAGPIGCMAIAVARAAGARKIVITDVNDGRLALAQKLNPTRVVNVAKENLTDVWHKELGMTEGFDVGLEMSGNPAALRQMIDNMVNGGRIALLGIMPGEVAIDWNKVVFKMLHIKGIYGREMFETWYKMTALVQGGMDITPVITHRFPVEQFQEGFELMGAGKSGKIVLNWE; this comes from the coding sequence ATGCGCGCCATTGTGAAGCCCACGGCCGGTCCCGGCCTGATCATGACCGAAGCCCCGGTGCCGACGCCCGGAGTCAACGACGTCCTGATCAAGATCAAGAAAACCTCCATTTGCGGCACCGACGTGCACATCAACAAGTGGGACAAGTGGGCGTCGCAGACGATCAAGCCGCCGCTGATCATCGGCCACGAATACGTCGGCACGGTCGCCGACGTCGGCGCAGGCGTCGAGGGCTTCGAGCTCGGCCAGCTCGTCACCGGCGAAGGCCACATTGTCTGCGGTCACTGCCGCAACTGCCTCGCCGGCCGCCGCCACCTCTGCCCGAACACGAAGGGCGTCGGCGTGAACCGCGATGGCGCGTTCGCCGACTACGTCATCATCCCGCAGTCCAACGTCTGGAAAGTGCCCGCGGGCATGAACACCGACGTCGTCTCGTGTTTCGACCCGCTCGGCAACGCCGTGCACACCACCCTCTCGTTCGACCTCGTCGGCGAAGACGTGCTCATCACCGGCGCCGGTCCCATCGGTTGCATGGCCATCGCGGTCGCGCGCGCCGCCGGCGCCCGCAAGATCGTCATCACCGACGTGAACGACGGCCGCCTCGCCCTCGCGCAGAAGCTCAATCCCACGCGCGTCGTGAACGTCGCGAAGGAAAACCTCACCGACGTCTGGCACAAGGAACTCGGCATGACCGAAGGCTTCGACGTCGGCCTCGAGATGTCCGGCAATCCCGCCGCGCTCCGCCAGATGATCGACAACATGGTCAACGGCGGCCGCATCGCGCTCCTCGGCATCATGCCTGGCGAAGTCGCGATCGATTGGAACAAGGTCGTCTTCAAGATGCTTCACATAAAGGGCATTTACGGCCGCGAGATGTTCGAGACGTGGTATAAGATGACCGCGCTCGTCCAGGGCGGCATGGACATCACGCCCGTCATCACGCACCGCTTCCCCGTCGAGCAATTCCAGGAAGGCTTCGAGCTGATGGGCGCCGGCAAGTCGGGCAAGATCGTCCTCAACTGGGAGTGA
- the dgt gene encoding dNTP triphosphohydrolase has protein sequence MPQNKFYNAFDVQEWGGGRKPDYRSPFQIDRDRIIHAHAFRKLQSKTQVFLSGEYDFYRTRLTHSMEVAQIGRSICQYLLSRGAPLKEDFYIDSDLVEASCLAHDMGHPPFGHSGERTLQELMKRRGGFEGNAQTLHLLCETIYQNETGVKGMQPTRALLDGILKYKKLYTEFATPPINHFIYDPQEPIREWVFEGNRIPGSLMRGNALNEFKSVECQIMDWADDAAYSLNDIVDGVRAGFLTIERVERWAAGEEIDAAKQRHMDSLFDAVRADRLENVFSQKIGAFIQACRLKERDNFMAGKTNRYAFELVVDAAALEESAFFKKMANDIIFESPQLEQLEHKARVILNALFNAIWENYAQRSERVIRILPGNVSRLIDAEKTLDGKARRICDYLAGLTDGMIVRTYRRLFDPEFGSFRDLS, from the coding sequence ATGCCGCAAAACAAGTTCTACAACGCCTTCGACGTGCAGGAGTGGGGCGGGGGCCGCAAGCCCGACTACCGCAGTCCGTTCCAGATCGACCGCGACCGCATCATCCACGCGCATGCATTTCGGAAACTGCAGTCGAAGACGCAGGTGTTCCTCAGCGGCGAATACGATTTCTACCGCACGCGGCTCACGCACTCGATGGAGGTCGCGCAGATCGGGCGCTCGATTTGCCAATATCTGCTCAGTCGCGGCGCGCCGCTGAAGGAAGATTTCTACATCGACTCCGATCTCGTCGAGGCGAGCTGCCTCGCGCACGACATGGGGCATCCGCCGTTCGGGCACTCGGGCGAGCGCACGCTGCAGGAGCTGATGAAGCGCCGCGGCGGCTTCGAGGGCAACGCGCAGACGCTGCACCTGCTCTGCGAGACGATTTACCAGAACGAGACCGGCGTGAAAGGCATGCAGCCGACCCGCGCACTGCTCGACGGCATCCTGAAATACAAGAAGCTCTACACCGAGTTCGCGACGCCGCCGATCAACCACTTCATCTACGACCCGCAGGAGCCGATCCGCGAGTGGGTCTTCGAGGGCAACCGCATCCCGGGCTCGCTCATGCGCGGCAACGCGCTGAACGAGTTCAAGAGCGTCGAGTGCCAGATCATGGACTGGGCCGACGACGCGGCGTATTCGCTCAACGACATTGTCGACGGCGTGCGCGCGGGCTTCCTCACCATCGAGCGCGTCGAGCGCTGGGCCGCCGGCGAGGAGATCGACGCCGCGAAGCAGCGCCACATGGATTCGCTCTTCGACGCCGTCCGCGCCGACCGGTTGGAGAACGTCTTCTCGCAGAAGATCGGCGCGTTCATCCAAGCGTGTCGCCTGAAGGAGCGCGACAATTTCATGGCGGGAAAGACCAACCGCTATGCCTTCGAACTCGTGGTCGACGCGGCTGCGCTCGAGGAGTCGGCCTTCTTCAAGAAGATGGCGAACGACATCATTTTCGAGAGCCCGCAACTCGAGCAACTCGAGCACAAGGCGCGCGTCATCCTCAACGCGCTCTTCAACGCCATCTGGGAAAACTACGCGCAGCGCAGCGAACGCGTGATCAGGATCCTGCCCGGCAACGTCAGCCGCCTGATCGACGCCGAGAAGACGCTCGACGGCAAGGCGCGCCGCATCTGCGACTACCTTGCCGGTCTCACCGACGGCATGATCGTGCGCACGTATCGCCGCCTGTTCGATCCGGAGTTCGGGTCGTTCCGGGATCTGAGCTGA
- a CDS encoding DNA-3-methyladenine glycosylase 2 family protein, with product MSRGHRLQFDPAAALKHLRESDAALANVIERVGPLALELLPAANLFEALLRSIVYQQLHGKAAATIHQRVLTLLGNHGGATAAALAHATDDELRAAGLSRAKLAAARDLAAKCLDGTVPAWAEIPKLSDEQLIERLTAVRGIGPWTVHMLLIFHLGRPDVMPTGDFAIRLAFRRIYRKRRDPKPEVILKHARRWQPYRSVASWYLWRSLELPADTAGEI from the coding sequence ATGAGCCGCGGCCACCGGTTGCAATTCGATCCGGCGGCGGCGCTCAAGCATCTGCGCGAATCGGATGCAGCCCTCGCGAACGTCATCGAGCGCGTCGGACCGTTGGCCCTCGAACTGTTGCCGGCCGCGAACCTGTTCGAGGCGTTGCTGCGCTCGATCGTCTATCAGCAACTGCACGGCAAGGCCGCGGCGACGATCCACCAGCGCGTGCTGACGCTCCTCGGAAATCACGGCGGCGCCACCGCGGCCGCACTCGCGCATGCCACCGACGATGAGTTGCGCGCCGCCGGACTCTCACGCGCCAAACTCGCCGCCGCCCGCGACCTCGCGGCCAAATGCCTCGACGGCACCGTGCCCGCGTGGGCCGAAATACCCAAGTTGAGCGACGAGCAGCTGATCGAGCGGCTCACCGCCGTGCGCGGCATCGGCCCGTGGACGGTGCACATGCTGCTGATTTTTCACCTCGGACGGCCGGACGTGATGCCGACCGGCGACTTCGCCATCCGGCTCGCTTTCCGGAGAATCTACCGCAAGCGCCGCGACCCGAAGCCCGAGGTGATCCTCAAGCACGCGCGGCGCTGGCAACCGTATCGCAGCGTCGCGAGCTGGTATTTGTGGCGATCGCTCGAGTTGCCGGCCGATACAGCCGGCGAGATTTAA
- a CDS encoding glycine C-acetyltransferase, translating into MNSAYYDHLRQTLGEIDAAGLYKRERIITTQQTAHIAVASGQRVLNMCANNYLGLADNPELIAAARESLDRWGYGLASVRFICGTQQLHKDLEAAISKFLGTEDTILYSSCFDANGGLFETLLGAEDAVISDELNHASIIDGVRLCKAQRYRYKNNNLEDLEAKLKEADANKARFKLIATDGVFSMDGFIANLQGICDLADKYGALVMVDDSHSVGFMGKTGRGTHEHCGVMGRVDVFTGTLGKALGGASGGYTSGKKEIIDLLRQRSRPYLFSNTVAPTIAAASLKCLEMLSRSTALRDKLEDNTRFFREGLAKAGLTIKPGTHPIVPVMLGDAALSQKFAAKMLEKGVYVIGFFYPVVPQGTARIRTQVSAAHSKEDLAFAIEQFAATKKELGL; encoded by the coding sequence ATGAATTCCGCCTATTACGACCACCTGCGCCAGACCCTCGGCGAGATCGACGCCGCCGGCCTCTACAAGCGCGAGCGCATCATCACCACGCAACAGACCGCGCACATCGCCGTCGCGAGCGGCCAGCGCGTGCTGAACATGTGCGCGAACAACTACCTCGGCCTCGCCGACAACCCCGAGCTCATCGCCGCCGCGCGCGAATCGCTCGACCGTTGGGGCTACGGCCTCGCCTCGGTGCGCTTCATCTGCGGCACGCAGCAGCTCCACAAGGACCTCGAAGCCGCCATCTCCAAGTTCCTCGGCACCGAAGACACCATTCTCTACTCGTCTTGCTTCGATGCGAACGGCGGTCTGTTCGAGACGCTGCTCGGCGCCGAGGACGCGGTGATCTCCGACGAGCTCAACCACGCCTCGATCATCGACGGCGTCCGCCTCTGCAAGGCGCAGCGCTATCGCTACAAGAACAACAACCTCGAGGACCTCGAAGCGAAGCTGAAGGAAGCCGACGCCAACAAGGCGCGCTTCAAACTGATCGCCACCGACGGCGTGTTCTCGATGGACGGCTTCATCGCGAACCTCCAGGGCATCTGCGACCTCGCCGACAAATACGGCGCGCTCGTCATGGTCGACGACTCCCACTCCGTCGGCTTCATGGGCAAGACCGGCCGCGGCACGCACGAGCATTGCGGCGTGATGGGCCGCGTCGACGTCTTCACCGGCACGCTCGGCAAAGCCCTCGGCGGCGCCAGCGGCGGCTACACGTCCGGCAAAAAGGAAATCATCGACCTCCTCCGCCAGCGGTCGCGCCCGTATCTGTTCTCCAACACCGTTGCGCCGACCATCGCGGCCGCTTCGCTCAAGTGCCTCGAGATGCTCAGCCGCTCGACGGCGCTGCGCGATAAGCTCGAGGACAACACCCGCTTCTTCCGCGAAGGCCTCGCGAAGGCCGGCCTCACGATCAAGCCCGGCACGCACCCTATCGTGCCCGTCATGCTCGGCGACGCCGCGCTCTCGCAGAAATTCGCCGCCAAGATGCTCGAGAAAGGCGTCTACGTGATCGGCTTCTTCTACCCCGTCGTTCCCCAAGGCACGGCACGCATCCGCACCCAAGTCTCCGCCGCGCACAGCAAGGAAGATCTCGCGTTCGCCATCGAACAGTTCGCCGCCACCAAGAAGGAACTCGGACTATGA
- a CDS encoding S9 family peptidase, translated as MASTRPLALTECPAMPRLTLPRLLVVACALAFIASLPVLRAADAAASGKSLIHATDLLKLKQLESPALSPDGKWVVYVVRSIEPKPEAKDDWVYHTNLWLVAVDGSSAPRQLTRGGSASAPAWSPQGDRIAFVRAVDGKPQIHALPVAGGEAAPLTKIETGAAAPRWSPDGSRILFTSSLSYAQAREALEKSGQPAAPRWPVEKPGRSANDTKNYNAAKKGPPDAKSSSATKPSHTAKPHADASAVALAKADGSLQDRREWLAQNEADGNPRPLTRLNFQSETDINPDLSIAHLFVQEAREGAEAKDLTPGFTGYVGAEWMTDGKAIVCASQTNPEENPDRSLTASLYLVDAAGGGVRDFLKVPDHSVLNPQPSPDGRWVAFTINRGRLFGYEQAAVGFVPATGGAHRVLTAKLDRSAGNLKWSPDCRSIYFVAASRGGFPLYQVAIDSTEALTVTAEKTFGVRDYDVGVHGYVQVLTTPENPSELYTGTNAKLGYHALTTHNSDWIAERQLSAVEEHALTNDKGQTVQYWTLKPTVLERGKKYPLLLQIHGGPSAMWGPGEDSMWFEFQFFAARGYAVVFANPRGSGGYGRDFQAANYRDWGKGPASDVLAAAAEAAKQPFVDPARQVVTGGSYGGYLTAWIVGHDQRFKAAVAQRGVYDLLTFFGEGNAWRLVPLAWGGYPWEPGLREILTEQSPLTYVADIKTPLLIQHGDNDRRTGFVQSEMLLRSLKQLGRDVESVRYPRATHEMSRSGEPRQRLDSLVRYEEFFRRYLGEN; from the coding sequence ATGGCTTCGACTCGTCCGCTCGCGCTCACAGAGTGCCCCGCCATGCCCCGCCTGACTTTGCCCCGCCTGCTGGTCGTCGCCTGCGCGCTCGCGTTCATCGCGAGCCTCCCCGTCCTCCGCGCCGCCGATGCGGCCGCGTCCGGCAAGTCGCTCATCCACGCGACCGATCTGCTGAAGCTCAAGCAACTGGAGTCGCCCGCCCTGTCGCCCGACGGCAAATGGGTTGTCTACGTCGTGCGCTCGATCGAGCCAAAGCCCGAGGCGAAGGACGACTGGGTCTACCACACGAACCTCTGGCTCGTCGCGGTCGACGGCTCGAGCGCACCGCGCCAGCTCACCCGCGGCGGCAGCGCCTCCGCGCCCGCATGGAGCCCGCAGGGCGACCGCATCGCGTTCGTGCGCGCGGTCGACGGCAAGCCGCAGATTCACGCTCTGCCCGTCGCCGGCGGCGAGGCGGCGCCGCTCACGAAGATCGAGACTGGCGCCGCCGCACCGAGATGGTCGCCCGACGGCTCGCGCATTTTGTTCACTTCGAGCCTGAGCTACGCCCAAGCACGCGAAGCCCTGGAAAAATCCGGCCAACCCGCCGCGCCGCGCTGGCCCGTCGAGAAACCCGGACGCAGCGCCAACGACACGAAGAACTACAACGCCGCCAAGAAGGGCCCGCCGGACGCGAAATCCTCTTCCGCCACGAAACCCTCGCACACCGCCAAACCCCACGCGGACGCCTCCGCCGTCGCTTTGGCGAAGGCGGACGGCTCGCTCCAAGATCGCCGCGAGTGGCTTGCCCAAAACGAAGCCGACGGCAACCCGCGCCCGCTCACGCGCCTGAACTTCCAGAGCGAGACGGACATCAATCCCGATCTCTCGATCGCGCACCTTTTCGTGCAGGAAGCACGTGAAGGCGCCGAGGCGAAGGACCTCACGCCCGGCTTCACCGGCTACGTGGGCGCCGAGTGGATGACCGACGGCAAAGCCATCGTCTGCGCCTCGCAGACCAATCCGGAGGAAAACCCCGACCGCTCACTCACCGCGAGCCTCTACCTCGTCGACGCGGCCGGCGGCGGCGTGCGCGACTTCCTCAAGGTGCCCGACCACTCCGTCCTCAACCCGCAACCTTCGCCCGACGGCCGATGGGTCGCGTTCACGATCAACCGCGGCCGCCTGTTCGGCTACGAACAAGCCGCCGTCGGCTTCGTGCCTGCCACCGGCGGCGCGCATCGCGTGCTCACGGCCAAACTCGATCGCAGCGCTGGCAACCTGAAATGGTCGCCTGACTGCCGGAGCATCTACTTTGTCGCCGCGAGCCGCGGCGGCTTCCCGCTCTACCAAGTCGCCATCGACAGCACGGAAGCCCTGACCGTCACCGCGGAGAAAACTTTCGGCGTGCGCGACTACGATGTCGGCGTGCACGGCTACGTTCAGGTTCTCACCACGCCCGAAAATCCGTCGGAGCTCTACACCGGCACCAACGCGAAGCTCGGCTACCATGCCCTCACGACTCACAACTCCGACTGGATCGCCGAGCGCCAACTCTCCGCCGTCGAGGAACACGCGCTCACGAACGACAAAGGCCAGACCGTGCAGTATTGGACGCTGAAACCCACCGTGCTTGAGCGCGGAAAGAAGTATCCGCTGCTTCTCCAGATTCACGGCGGTCCGTCCGCGATGTGGGGTCCGGGCGAGGACAGCATGTGGTTCGAGTTCCAGTTCTTCGCGGCGCGCGGCTACGCGGTGGTGTTCGCGAATCCGCGCGGCTCGGGCGGCTACGGTCGCGATTTCCAAGCCGCGAACTACCGCGATTGGGGCAAAGGTCCCGCGAGCGACGTGCTCGCGGCGGCGGCCGAGGCGGCGAAGCAACCGTTCGTGGATCCCGCGCGGCAGGTCGTCACCGGCGGTTCCTATGGCGGCTATCTCACCGCGTGGATCGTCGGCCACGACCAGCGCTTCAAAGCGGCCGTCGCGCAACGCGGCGTCTACGACCTCCTCACGTTCTTCGGCGAAGGCAACGCCTGGCGCCTCGTTCCGCTCGCGTGGGGCGGCTATCCGTGGGAGCCGGGCCTGCGCGAAATCCTCACCGAGCAATCGCCGCTCACCTACGTCGCGGACATCAAGACGCCGCTGCTCATCCAACACGGCGACAACGACCGCCGCACCGGCTTCGTGCAAAGCGAGATGCTTCTCCGCAGCCTCAAGCAGCTCGGCCGCGACGTGGAATCCGTCCGCTACCCGCGCGCGACGCACGAGATGAGCCGCAGCGGCGAGCCGCGGCAGCGCCTCGACAGCCTCGTGCGCTACGAGGAATTTTTCCGCCGCTACCTCGGCGAGAACTGA
- a CDS encoding EF-hand domain-containing protein yields MGELPSKIIITGTGRAGTTFLVRLLTELGLDTGFTRENWREHVHAHCSAGMEKDLTAPDAPRIVKDPDLCERLPGILAEGRIAVEHALVPVRDLASASASRVRIGAHAPGGIVGTEDARQQHAVLAERFHHLVETLVQHDIPHTFLAFPRFACDAAYCYERLRFLLPDVSFEEFAAVFARVSDPKLIHDFRRGAPIAGAGRPSRAYRLGRLLRKWPRRLAVAAALVAVGLAVGARRARPQPFPPTLPTPAALAATENARADFFAQLHRGFVNADENADGYISADELAWLAAVDPSFDYELQAVEGGSPMKWARVYASFDLNHDGRVSEPEFVATVAGAESRGATERGAE; encoded by the coding sequence ATGGGCGAGCTGCCGAGCAAGATCATCATCACGGGGACCGGACGCGCCGGGACCACGTTCTTGGTGCGGTTGCTCACGGAGCTGGGGTTGGATACCGGCTTCACGCGGGAGAACTGGCGCGAACACGTGCACGCGCATTGCTCCGCCGGGATGGAGAAGGATCTCACCGCTCCGGACGCGCCGCGCATCGTCAAGGATCCGGACTTGTGCGAGCGGTTGCCGGGAATCCTGGCCGAGGGGCGCATCGCGGTGGAACACGCTTTGGTGCCGGTGCGCGATCTCGCGTCGGCATCGGCGAGCCGCGTGCGCATCGGAGCCCATGCGCCCGGTGGCATCGTCGGGACGGAGGATGCGCGGCAGCAGCACGCGGTGCTGGCGGAGCGGTTTCACCATCTCGTCGAGACGCTCGTGCAGCATGACATTCCGCACACGTTTCTGGCGTTCCCGCGCTTCGCGTGCGACGCCGCGTATTGCTACGAGCGGCTGCGATTTCTACTGCCGGACGTCTCGTTCGAGGAATTTGCGGCGGTGTTCGCGCGCGTGTCTGATCCCAAGCTGATCCACGATTTCCGGCGGGGCGCGCCCATCGCCGGGGCGGGGCGTCCGTCGCGGGCCTATCGCCTCGGGCGGCTTCTGCGCAAGTGGCCGCGGCGCCTCGCGGTCGCGGCGGCGCTCGTGGCGGTCGGCCTCGCGGTGGGCGCCCGGCGCGCGCGTCCGCAGCCGTTTCCACCGACGCTCCCGACGCCGGCGGCGCTTGCTGCGACCGAGAACGCGCGAGCGGATTTTTTCGCGCAGCTGCACCGGGGCTTCGTGAACGCTGACGAGAACGCCGATGGCTACATCTCCGCCGACGAGCTGGCGTGGCTGGCGGCCGTCGATCCGTCGTTCGACTACGAATTGCAGGCCGTCGAAGGAGGTTCGCCCATGAAGTGGGCGCGCGTCTACGCGTCGTTCGACCTCAACCACGACGGCCGCGTGAGCGAGCCTGAGTTCGTGGCGACGGTGGCCGGCGCGGAATCCCGGGGCGCGACCGAACGCGGTGCGGAGTGA
- a CDS encoding methylated-DNA--[protein]-cysteine S-methyltransferase, translated as MSAPAISLAMPHTLFPTAFGTCGIAWNEHGLTGFQLPEADVEDTERHLAKKAHSKAADEPRPEWLRRLIERVQAHLEGKLQDFADAPIDWSRVSDFQQAVYLHALAIKPGYKKSYGEIAKAMGLGNEAARAVGVALATNPWPLVVPCHRVVSASDKMTGFSAPGGVRTKTRLLALEGAELISE; from the coding sequence ATGTCCGCGCCCGCTATCAGCCTCGCCATGCCCCACACGCTTTTTCCCACGGCCTTTGGCACCTGCGGCATCGCTTGGAACGAGCACGGGCTGACGGGGTTTCAACTGCCGGAGGCCGACGTCGAGGACACCGAGCGCCACCTCGCAAAGAAAGCGCACAGCAAAGCTGCGGACGAACCGCGCCCCGAATGGCTGCGGCGCCTGATCGAGCGCGTGCAGGCGCACCTCGAGGGCAAACTTCAGGACTTCGCCGACGCACCGATCGACTGGTCGCGCGTCAGTGATTTTCAACAGGCGGTCTACCTGCACGCGCTCGCGATCAAGCCCGGCTACAAGAAAAGTTACGGCGAAATCGCGAAGGCGATGGGACTGGGCAACGAAGCCGCGCGCGCCGTCGGCGTCGCGCTCGCCACGAATCCGTGGCCGCTCGTCGTGCCTTGCCACCGCGTCGTATCCGCCAGCGACAAGATGACCGGCTTCTCCGCGCCTGGCGGCGTGCGCACGAAGACGCGCCTCCTCGCGCTCGAAGGCGCCGAGTTGATTTCCGAATGA
- a CDS encoding putative transporter, with product METLTSLLSQESVARTVMLLAAAGAVGTALGKLKVRGVGLGVAGVLFAGLLLGHLKLAPNHEVLDFVREFGLILFVYTLGLQIGPGFFSSLKERGLALNGFAACIVLGGSLIAAALIFTHTVPLAAGVGLLSGATTNTPSLAAAGEAFKQMGAPPDTTAIQGLAYAVAYPFGILGIIIAMVLVRKVFRVDVAKEVRDAEAANRPNVPPPTGRSLEVRNANLVGRRIEAIPSLRGSRVVVSRFSRGGVVDVARPETELALGDVLHVVGPEEEVDALRVVIGAEAGVDLKSLPGHVANRRLLVTKVAVLGKPIGDLDVLTQHSVVITRVTRNALEFSASPGFKLQFGDILMAVGEERSLDAVASAVGNSSKALDHPHPIPFFLGIVLGVVVGSLPLAIPGLPAAVKLGLAGGPLLVAIFLSRLANTGSLVWHLPPSANFMLREMGITLFLAAVGMKSGEKFVSVLLGGNGLTWLAWGAAVTIVPLLIVAFVARAWKKVNYTELCGLLAGSMTDPPALAFSQQSTGSDAPAVAYATVYPLVMLLRVFTAQLLVFILWRVANGG from the coding sequence GTGGAAACCCTTACCTCACTTCTCTCCCAGGAATCGGTAGCGCGGACGGTGATGCTGCTCGCGGCGGCGGGCGCAGTCGGCACCGCCCTGGGAAAACTGAAAGTGCGCGGCGTCGGCCTCGGAGTGGCTGGCGTGCTCTTCGCGGGATTGCTGCTCGGGCACCTGAAGCTCGCACCGAACCATGAGGTGCTGGATTTCGTGCGTGAGTTCGGACTGATTCTCTTCGTCTACACGCTCGGTCTCCAGATCGGCCCCGGTTTCTTTTCATCGCTCAAAGAGCGCGGGCTCGCCCTCAACGGCTTTGCGGCGTGCATCGTGCTCGGCGGCTCGCTCATCGCCGCGGCGCTGATTTTCACTCACACCGTGCCGCTCGCCGCCGGCGTCGGCCTGCTCTCCGGCGCGACGACCAACACGCCGTCGCTCGCGGCCGCCGGCGAAGCGTTCAAGCAGATGGGCGCACCGCCGGACACCACCGCCATCCAGGGTCTCGCCTACGCCGTGGCCTATCCGTTCGGCATCCTCGGCATCATCATCGCCATGGTGCTGGTGCGAAAAGTATTCCGCGTCGACGTGGCCAAGGAGGTCCGCGACGCCGAGGCGGCCAACCGCCCAAACGTCCCGCCGCCGACCGGTCGCAGCCTCGAGGTGCGCAACGCGAATCTCGTCGGCCGCCGCATCGAGGCGATCCCGAGCCTGCGCGGCTCGCGGGTCGTGGTGTCGCGCTTCTCCCGCGGCGGCGTCGTGGACGTCGCCCGCCCGGAAACGGAACTCGCGCTCGGCGACGTGCTGCACGTCGTCGGACCCGAGGAGGAAGTCGACGCGCTGCGCGTGGTCATCGGCGCGGAGGCCGGCGTGGATCTGAAATCGCTGCCCGGACACGTCGCGAACCGTCGTCTGCTCGTCACCAAGGTGGCGGTGCTCGGCAAGCCCATCGGCGATCTCGACGTGTTGACGCAGCACAGCGTCGTCATCACGCGCGTCACGCGCAACGCGCTGGAATTTTCCGCGAGCCCGGGCTTCAAGCTGCAGTTCGGCGACATCCTGATGGCGGTGGGCGAAGAGCGCAGCCTCGACGCGGTCGCGTCCGCGGTGGGCAACTCGTCCAAGGCGCTCGATCACCCGCACCCGATCCCGTTTTTCCTCGGCATCGTGCTGGGCGTGGTCGTCGGTTCGCTCCCGCTCGCGATCCCCGGACTTCCCGCCGCCGTGAAACTCGGCCTCGCCGGCGGCCCGCTGCTCGTCGCGATCTTCCTTTCGCGCCTCGCCAACACCGGGTCACTCGTCTGGCACCTGCCGCCCAGCGCCAATTTCATGCTACGCGAGATGGGCATCACCTTGTTCCTTGCGGCCGTCGGCATGAAGTCCGGCGAAAAATTCGTCAGCGTGCTCCTCGGCGGCAACGGCCTCACTTGGCTCGCGTGGGGCGCGGCGGTCACGATCGTGCCGCTGCTCATCGTCGCGTTCGTGGCGCGTGCGTGGAAGAAAGTGAACTACACCGAACTCTGCGGCCTGCTTGCCGGTTCGATGACGGATCCGCCGGCGCTCGCGTTCTCGCAGCAATCCACCGGCAGCGACGCGCCCGCCGTCGCCTACGCGACGGTCTATCCGCTCGTGATGCTATTGCGCGTGTTCACGGCACAACTGCTCGTCTTCATTCTCTGGCGCGTGGCCAACGGCGGCTAG